Proteins from one Parasteatoda tepidariorum isolate YZ-2023 chromosome 4, CAS_Ptep_4.0, whole genome shotgun sequence genomic window:
- the LOC107457059 gene encoding very long chain fatty acid elongase 7: MTTLVRSVSDVYDEYMASGDPRVTEWFLMDGPGPTIMLVILYVLFVKKIGPAWMEDRKPFDLRYAMLLYNAVIVLTNFYLILDTFRILLKPNHSWTCRIDKNKYDPDNVRLAELGWWFFFIKFIEFADTIFFVLRKKNSHISTLHVVHHAVVPIAVWGGLRIEPGSYNYFFPLINTIVHTVMYSYYGLAALGPKVQKFLWWKKYLTTFQMIQFVMVFFYVLNLMITRCQVSKFIIYLNTFLAGLFLLMFYDYFQNTYMKKKAVRKQRALEEENRAKLASSDTASKMNGQIPTVSQKVLEKEIKKNGYVQPVQLNEKSE, translated from the exons atgacaacTCTGGTGAGATCAGTTTCCGATGTTTATGACGAATATATGGCAAGTGGAG ATCCGAGGGTGACGGAATGGTTTCTCATGGATGGACCAGGACCAACCATTATGTTAGTGATACTCTACGTTCTATTTGTGAAGAAAATTGGTCCAGCCTGGATGGAGGACAGGAAACCCTTCGATCTGAGATACGCAATGCTTCTTTACAACGCAGTCATAGTTCTCACCAATTTTTACCTCATTCTAGAT ACATTCCGAATTTTGCTAAAACCAAACCACAGTTGGACTTGCAGAATcgacaaaaataaatacgatCCTGATAACGTTCGA ttgGCAGAATTGGGCTGGTggtttttcttcataaaatttatagaatttgcTGACACA attttctttgttctgagaaagaaaaatagcCATATCTCGACTCTTCACGTGGTTCACCATGCTGTCGTTCCCATTGCCGTTTGGGGTGGACTGAGAATCGAACCTG gaagttataattactttttcccCTTGATCAACACAATTGTGCACACCGTCATGTATTCATATTATGGACTTGCCGCTCTGGGACCCAAGGTGCAAAAATTCCTCTGGTGGAAGAAATACCTCACAACATTCCAAATG atcCAGTTTGTCATGGTATTTTTCTATGTACTCAACCTCATGATCACTAGGTGCCAAGTATCCAAgtttatcatttatttgaacACATTTTTGGCCGGACTTTTCCTTCTCATGTTCTACGACTATTTCCAGAACACCTATATGAAGAAAAAGGCAGTAAGAAAGCAACGAGCCCTGGAAGAAGAGAACAGAGCCAAACTTGCTTCCAGTGACACCGCCAGCAAAATGAACGGTCAAATTCCCACAGTTTCCCAAAAAGTTTTAgagaaagaaataaagaaaaacggATACGTGCAACCAGTACAGCTGAACGAAAAATCTGAATGA